One Thunnus thynnus chromosome 18, fThuThy2.1, whole genome shotgun sequence genomic region harbors:
- the cnr1 gene encoding cannabinoid receptor 1: MKSVLDGVADTTFRTITSGLQYLGSNDANYDDPINDVDFKGSFALQKPLSAFRSNSFPNKVPADEELILKGIPFFPTNATDLFGNRSTFRDETNNIQCGENFMDMECFMILTPSQQLAVAVMSLTLGTFTVLENLVVLCVILQSRTLRCRPSYHFIGSLAVADLLGSVIFVYSFLDFHVFHRKDSPNVFLFKLGGVTASFTASVGSLFLTAIDRYISIHRPLAYRRIVTRTKAVIAFCMMWTISIVIAVLPLLGWNCKRLNSVCSDIFPLIDENYLMFWIGVTSVLVLFIIYAYIYILWKAHHHAVRMLSRTSQKSLVVYSADGTKVQTTRPEQARMDIRLAKTLVLILAVLVICWGPLLAIMVYDLFWRMDDDIKTVFAFCSMLCLLNSTVNPIIYALRSKDLRHAFLSSCHSCRGSAQQLDNSLESDCQNRNANISANRAAESCVKTTVKIAKVTMSVSTETSAEAV, encoded by the coding sequence ATGAAATCCGTGCTGGATGGTGTGGCGGACACCACCTTCCGGACTATTACATCTGGTTTACAGTATCTGGGCTCCAACGACGCCAACTATGACGACCCCATCAATGATGTAGACTTCAAGGGCAGCTTCGCCCTGCAGAAGCCCTTATCTGCTTTCCGCAGCAACTCCTTCCCAAACAAAGTACCTGCAGATGAGGAGCTGATCCTTAAAGGCATCCCTTTCTTCCCCACCAATGCCACAGACTTGTTTGGCAACAGGAGCACATTCAGAGATGAGACAAACAATATACAATGTGGGGAGAACTTTATGGACATGGAGTGCTTCATGATCCTGACTCCCAGCCAGCAGCTGGCTGtggctgtgatgtcactgactctGGGTACCTTCACGGTGCTGGAGAACTTGGTGGTGCTCTGTGTCATCCTGCAGTCCCGCACCCTCCGCTGCCGGCCGTCCTACCACTTCATAGGCAGTCTGGCTGTGGCTGACCTGCTGGGCAGTGTTATCTTTGTGTACAGCTTTCTGGactttcatgttttccacagGAAGGACAGTCctaatgtttttctcttcaagCTGGGTGGAGTCACGGCGTCTTTCACAGCTTCTGTGGGGAGCCTTTTCCTCACTGCTATTGACCGCTACATCTCCATACACCGGCCACTCGCCTATAGGCGCATCGTGACACGGACCAAGGCTGTCATTGCCTTTTGTATGATGTGGACCATCTCCATCGTCATCGCAGTGCTACCTCTGCTGGGCTGGAACTGTAAACGTCTCAACTCTGTTTGCTCAGACATTTTCCCTCTGATTGATGAGAACTACCTAATGTTCTGGATCGGGGTGACCAGTGTGCTGGTTCTTTTCATTATCTACGCCTACATATACATCCTGTGGAAAGCACACCACCATGCTGTGCGCATGCTGAGCCGCACTTCCCAGAAGAGCCTTGTTGTATATTCAGCAGATGGGACTAAAGTGCAGACCACACGCCCTGAGCAGGCACGCATGGACATCCGTCTGGCCAAGACCCTGGTGCTTATCCTGGCGGTGCTGGTCATCTGCTGGGGCCCACTGCTTGCCATCATGGTCTATGACCTCTTCTGGAGGATGGATGATGACATCAAGACAGTGTTTGCATTCTGCAGCATGCTCTGCCTGCTCAACTCCACTGTCAACCCAATCATCTACGCCTTGAGGAGCAAGGATCTGCGGCACGCCTTCCTCAGCTCCTGTCACTCCTGCAGGGGCAGTGCCCAACAGTTGGACAATAGCCTCGAGTCAGACTGCCAGAACAGAAATGCCAACATTTCTGCCAACAGGGCTGCAGAGAGCTGTGTGAAGACCACTGTGAAAATAGCCAAAGTAACAATGTCCGTTTCAACTGAAACTTCTGCAGAAGCTGTCTAA